The genomic interval GTCATGGCTGCTATCCCTGGTGTACCGAATATTTCATAGCCTGAATTCATTAGTCTAAAATAAAAGATACCCAAAACAAGAAGTCAGGAAATCAAgactaaataattaatcaaagcAACACAAGAATGTTTATCTGGCTTAAAAATACTTCATGTAAGTTTGCACATCTGCCCCTGGTGGGGTTTGGCTCTTGGTAAATCATGATTGTGATAAATGTAGGATACAGCTACAAGTACAAACATCATCAATTAAGTAAGAGAATTCAAGAAGATCTGTGAATTACCAGGGATTTGAGATGTGTGTGGAAGAAGCAGGTTCCTACCAACACTGATAAGGCCCTATTATAACATCACGAAGCTAAGTGGTAGGGATGCCTGGATAACGTTTGCTCATGATCCTAAGataatttcttttaatatttctgttctGATTATTTCTTAAGTATACTCGGGCTACAGTAAGTGTAATCTACCATGCCTACTATTGGAAATATGTGTAAACAAACATACAGGGTGTgatgcacacagagagaaaatgtcattattGTTCACTCTGTGTATGAGTCTGTGTGCAAAAACTACAGGCCACTGAGGAGACACAAGTATTCATAGGGTACAAAGTTATGGTCAGAGTCATTTTGAACAGAGAGGTATAGGAAACCAACTAGAGCTAAAATGATTAGGTGATCAATCAATTAGTTAAAAGACCAAAAATTGATCAACTCTTGATTAATTGTCTTAGTCCTTTTCAGTCAAAAATGCCAAATTCTAGATGCAGGATTTGATGCTTTCCTTGATACGTATATAACACATAGAACACTTCATATCTTAGCTGTAGCTCCAAAGCTACCTGCGATCAGGGAATTACAGAAATATATCTGATTCACTGTCTAGAAGTCATATGTTCGACTGGTTGGAAGGTAAAGTCTATCTGGATGGGAAAAAATCCCACAGAGACAAGTTAATCCGGACCATAAGTCGTAGCATGTGACCTCATGTCTCACAGGTTGTCTGCATGGCTCTGCCTCTTGGTGTGACACTACCATGTGATCCTCATCTTTGAAGGAATTTGAtgaatttcaaacaaaaacatctacaTGTGGTTGAGCAGCCTAATCAGTGTTTGACAATGTCATTTTAAGCACACAGAAGCATGGCTTAAGGTCACTGTGTGCTTTGATTCATCATGGGTTAATTGTGATGTTTCACACTGGAACGAGTTATTTTaagtcacaaacacagatgatgtGTCTGATCTGTGTACTGCACTTCATTGTGAATCAGTGCACTGTACCTCCTGTTTAATCAATGGCCTTTTTTTCAGATTGCAGAGGCCTACTCACTCAAAGAGGACTGTATCCTTTCAAGCTCACAGTGACCTCATTTTGCGGTTTATAGGTATTGTAACATTTGCCAATCACTAGTATTTTCCAGCTGAGTCGTGACTGAGCCAGAGTGGCACTTGTgatgttgggggaaaaaaaaaagtaaagagtgTTTCCATCTGCGTTGGCTGAAAACCCTCCCACAAAATTAAACAGTCAATGAAACATGAGTGACGTCAGAGGGTAAAAAGCTTCTATTAATAATATTATGTTTGTTGGGTtgtttgctgtctttctctctgtcagacacatCTATGTCTGTCtcattgctgctgttgttttctatcTGTTCATTTGTCCCTCAGTCACTGGGTGTTCCCCATACTTTGGCTCAAAGCCCTGAGGGTTTGCAGTAGTAGTTTCCTCTGgttctgtttgtgctgttggcCTGGCAACAGCTGTCAGCCTGTCTTTCTGCAAAGAGGatggtttgtgtttatgtgtttacatgtgagaggagaaagacaaacacagacacagagagaatgcTTAATGTATGGCGAGGGAGGGTTTGTGAGATAGAACAAGAAAAATGTCTAAGACTGGGGAGGGGAGGTGTTCACTGGGAGACATTTGTGTGATTTATTTGTCCTACCTAAGCACAGTTTGTCATAAACCTAACTTTTTAGCAAAACATGTGTTTAGCCTCACAGCCATCTCTCCCAGTACAACTTCAAGTAGTGAAGTTCTTGTGAAGGCTTTCAGTGCTTCAGATCAAGCTAGAGGAACCTGAAATTGTGTTTCCATTTCCACTTCTTTATCCAGATTCTTTACTCAAGTCTTAGCTGTGCAAGAAGtggttgttttttaattataaagTGCCTTTAAAATAACCGTAGACCGTTTCATCTGTTATCAAAGGAAACAACTAGCTTAATCTGGTTCCCCCAAAGAATACTTCACTAATGAATTCAACACTAGAGCTGCATGTATTGTATTTCACTGTAGCAGAAAACTTTTGCTGCCTTTCTTCCTTGACTGACTACattcacatttcattcattcttctgGACTAATGGGTAATTTCCTATGCCTCTATCCTTGATAGTATCTGGCGAGTGGAAAATGTTTCTCCagtattttttcccctttgttaTGCCTCTGTGCAGGCGATAGCCATGGCCAGAGGCAGTATTTTCTGGTTGTCTGTCCTCAGTTCCCATCCTTGTCAggtgatatctcagtaacaccttgagggaatttcttcaaatttggttcACTTgaactcaaggatgaactgattcttgtggtcaaaggtcaaaggcaCTGTGACcgcacaaaacacattttttggcTGTAATTCTAAAATTTacatgctaattaactgcaatTGGACTGGTTTTTGGAGGCATACAACTGCCCTTTTTTTAACATAATTGGCTGATGCTCTTACCCAGACTGATCTTACAATAAGTGAGCAGTGTTTTGCTCTTTTAATTGACCTTTTGTTTACAATTTTCTAACCTCTTGATGTTATGTATTAATCTCAGTTTGTGTACCTGTGCACCAGCCtcttgaattattattattattgaagtATATACTAACAAGTATGAATTGGTTTTGGTGTCATGAGAAAAATGGTTCTAGACCCCTGCTGTACAGTGTGATTTAacattacacatacagtatattacacatCTTGTGTGTCACTACATATTACACTTAAAAATTACACATCAAGCTATGGCTTAAAATAACTAAAACTGTAGTTAATTAGAGATATTTAGATTGAAAGTCTCAGTTGGTTTCTTTAACTATGCTACCAGATCAGTGGGCTATTCAGTTCCTACAGCTGGAGAAGCTCTACCATGAACGTTTGCTCTCCAACCTCACCGCCCTGCAGGAAAACTGGGGTACTGCGTGCatccttttcttccctctgaAAAATATTACCAATGGTCAAAAACCTACATGCAGTTCTGTGCTGTACTGAGACAAAGAGTGggtgtgtgcatttattttgtgtgcaCCTGTGCTCTACATATGTCCCCAGAGAGCCGGTGGAGAGAGAAGAACACTGAGAGCAGTTTGCCTGCTGAGACAGACACCATCACTCAGAAACACATTGAGACACTGAGCCAGATCTGCAGGACACACCCCAGGTACACACAACATTTACACGCAACATTTTTCTGCTGAAACTTAGACACTTTGCTTTCTGATAAACCTGTTCTACATtgctgagacagacagatacatgGGAGAGAACCTGAATCCATCAACAGCCTGTTTATTTTGTGACCTGCCACAACAATTCTTCCACAGGGTGTGGTTTGAGGCAGCAGCAGACTTTCCACActtatttctttgtcatttaaCATGTATTTAGTAAAGTTATGTCTTTGATGTGGAGTGTTCCCGTGACTCCGCTCCTATCCAGATGGCAGGAGCTCAAACAGTGTCTCAACTAAATTCCTCTCATGCCATTCACATTTCCTCCCATTACCTTCATCACGGTTGGACAGAAACCTTTTAGCAACCATTTTGATTTACTGTAATCGACTTCTATCTTTGTCTTCTGTATGGACACTGAGGAGTCCCagataaagccagcacattGATAATGCATGAGGATACACTGAAGATGCAGACGCACATGGGaatgattttgaaaaaaaaaaaaaaatcaatatttctgATAAAGCAGAAAGGATTTCCGCAGGATAGTGATTTCCAccagacacagacaaatacCGCAGGTCTGGATGCCAGGCACTGTTCTGTCCCTATTCTGTGACTCTCTTGGTATTTGATTGTAGCCCACGGTCATTTTGTGCAGGTGGATTTGATTTGGCTTGAGAAGAGATGCCAGCTTCTGATGGAAAGcctaaaatattttaactttttaatataTTAAGTAATGCACCGTTAACCTTGTCTGACCATCCTCTGCTTgatttctcctcctgctgtctgtctggtCTTCCTCTaccttgtctttttttgtctttatctctctttggCATCACTCAGACCATCCATCAGTGTGGACCAGGTAAGACATTAAAACCTTCCCTTTCTACACTGATCAtacatcagtttcatttcatttcaaaagatGAATTATTGTCATCTATGTTTGATTCAACAGAACAAGCTGAATATGGTGCTGAAAGACACTCAGAGCAAGAGCCCGGAACTTCAGTCCTGCCATGATAAAGGTAAACATGTATTACTGTCTATATACAGTACCAAAGGAATAAACAAGACTAAGATCAGCAGCCATGCTGGCAGCTCAGTGAGGCTGTACTTTTGCACAGCTGTGCATTGAGTAAAATGCTAACTGCATGCCAATATGCTCACAAAAGACATTGCTAGCATCATAAGCTAGCAAGTGCAATGTTTACAGTGTTCACTGTCTTAGCTTAGCGGATGcacactgaacacaaagtagagctgaggctcatgggtaattAGTTTTGAACCAAAGGAGTGGACAAGTTCAATATTTGACTCAAGGATGATTTGAACTTATGTATTTGAGCAGTTTCTAAaggctttaaaagaaaatgagaatCTAAATAATACTATTTAAATTCCTTACGTAGACAGGGGAAAAGAGGCTGACATAATAGAGTGAACTGTGGCTCATTTTAGTGCCAGTTCCGAGTTAGTGGTATGACCTTCTCAGCTACACATGGACACATCAAAGAGGCTATTTGTAACTTTTCTCTGCCGTcgaacatggtttcttgctgaGAGCGGGTGGTGGTGATAGTCGCTTGCCAAgaacttcagccatcattgcctttacaatacaagaggttagaatacgccctctgagcagcgctgCTTTCTTAGGGCAGAttggacactacagtgagtcactatcagaAAGCTAGGATAGACCAGTTGGGCCAGCACTAGCTGGTTAGTATGCTAACTTTAAAGCcataaaagaaataaagggTTAGAAGTAGAAACAAATCATTTGTGTTGCTTTACAAAGCTGGAGACAGttcttggcgagtaaaggaatgaaatttgatgctgaattttcaacatttctagactggtaagtaaacagctgttaatgctgatgttggctatgtagcgatagcaaaacttacaaatagctcctttaagcTACACAAGGGCTCTGTAACAATACACAGCATGTTCACATACAGGTAAGGCTAGAGTAAAAATCTGTAATCAATATCCTACGTTTCTCCACTATTCTAGTCAACAATCCTGAAACATCACAGGAGGATCGAGAACAAGAGCAAAACATGAACTCAGAGTCATCGCAGACAGAGCATcaggaaggaggaagggaagaggatggagaagaggaggaggagacataTGAGGAAGGACAGGaagtagaagaggaggagccGTGTGAGGAGAcgccagaggaggaggaggtgaaggtggaGTGGCCAACAGGAGTCCCCCAGGCTTCAGACAAGGACCTGGCCAAACTGTCCCACACAGAAGGGGTAGGAATCCAATTTTATCTGCTCGTCTGGTGTGTTTCTCTGCCATTGTAATGCATACAGGAGGGGTAGAAATATCTTTTCCTATTCTGTATCCCTGCAACTCCTGATGGTTGTCTCCATCTTTCATCTTTCCTTCctgctttctttcctttctcctttccaTCTGTCCATCATCCCCGCATGCGTctgtccttccttccttcctcctctatTAAACTTTCCACCTGCAAAAAAGTAAGACTGTATTTGTTTAAGTTGCACATCCTGACCCACAGTTCTTTGTCTTTGCTGGGACACTCCCACAGAAGATCCCTGTGGTCCCTTGGTGAGGTCATCGCCAATTTCTCGATGTTTAAAACCCCCCACCCATGTTCATTGGTGTGGCCTCACACATAGGATGTCTATCCTGCCAAATGTGCTACATTACTGAGTCTGCGCCTGAGCCAAGATATCATGTCCTGGCTCAAATGCTGAGCTGGAGGGGCCTGCTTCTTCCTAGAGGTGGGGATGAAATCAGAGCCATTCCAAATAAGCAGTACAAGCTGAGGGCCTCACATTGATTGGGTCATGGCCATTATGTAATCCAGTGGAGGTTTGACGGGTGGGGCATGGGTGGGACTCCTTTTGTGTCACATTTCATTAGGGCTTTGCAGTTTTTCTACAAGCAAGATTACATTTTCCCCATTCTTTTTAAAGTCACATTACAAGATACTAAACAGAGTGAATTAACAATTGCACAACCAGTTTTAGAATTGAAATACGTTTTGTACAGAGCTGGAATTAACTTCTGGTGACTTCCAGTTGGCCAGAATGCCTCAGTCATTTGTGAAggaattttaatttgttgagtAAATGTGTTGAgttatttgcttttatttaaattgatGCATGGACATAAGCTGAGGCAATGAGTCATGTACACATCTGGTAGcttcactgacaaaaatgtaGAGCAGTTAACAGGGCTGAACTAACAGAAACATGTGAAGCCACAGTTATGCTCAAAAACCAGCCATTTAGTCTGATAACTAACTGCTCATTCAGTCCTCAGCTGGCGAAAACACTGACTTGCTGGACAGAACTGAATAGCAGGCAACAGCATTAGTTTATGGGCTATATAATAGATCACTTTGTTGACAGTGTGATATGTGAAAAGGCCATACTGTGTCCTTTCAGAAGCTCTGGAATGAGCTCTGAGAGCACAATAAGACATTAGAAATATTTGAAAGACGTGTTCTTCTGTCACAGATGAGTCATTTTTTATGATGCTTTGTggctttgaatgtttctcttaGTGCAGTTCTGTTTGCTGCTACTCATTTAGGTCTGGCACAACATCAGCTGGCTAGGGGAACTCCAGTTACAGGACTCACAGGCTCAGCTAATGTCCATGCATAAATACCACCATCACTAACTAACATAATGCCTTGTGTGAAAGTTATTATTTGAAGATTAATGAATTTTACAGTAAATGCTATTTGTATTTGCCAGCTCCCTATAAACCTGACATTACATTAGATGGATTAGAGTGTTAGTCTGCTGTTAGTTCTCTCAGTTCACCACCTTGATCTAGACATGTgtgatttttaatgaaatgtctcTACTACAattggatggattgctgtgGAATTTGCTAGACACATTCATGTTcacctcaggatgaactgtattTACTTTGATGATCCAAATGATGATgatcacattttttgtttgtctaaTTTATGACCAAACACCTGCAACACTAATGACATTCCTATGCTTTGTGTGAAATCGCTTATTAGCAACTATTATCATGCTGACACACTAAATTAAGatgtgttagcatttagctcaaagcactgctttGCCTAAACACAGCACTCTGATCATGTTTTGATATGATTAGTCTTTCCACCCTGCTGTAATAAAACTGTTCTTACAGTTCTTACAAGACATTACTGAAATGACTGGAAACAGCAGCACtaaatcagctgtttgtttcagtgatgtatcaaacagaagaacaaattactttaaatattaCTGGTGCATGACAGTTTTTCATCAGAGGCAAAATGGCAAGCTAATAAAGACAACTGCTTTCatcaaaatagaaaaacaaataaagctaCTGACATTGACTGTATCCTTAAATCTGGAGCTGCCCCATAGACATATGTATGATAGAATATTTTATATTCAGAGGGACTTTACCATTAACCATAAAATCTGCCTGGGGTGCTCACACACTCGCCTTTGTTGTCTTACTGAATCACTTATCTATGGAGGAGTGCCAGAGTTTACATCTCAGCTTGTTTCATGCTCACACTCACAAACGTTACTTTGTCTTGACAGATTCCTCAAACCATGCATATTTCCATGTAACACTACAATTTTCACAGTGGTAGAACAGGAAATTCTGAATTACACAGGGCTTTACTTGTAATCCAGAAAGTGCACTTAGCAGTAAAATGTGATATACTAATGTGCCTCTGTACAGATTTGACTGAATGTGATGACCAGCGCAATATCCAGCTTGGTATTGACCCACTGACCTCACTAAATAATTGACCTATAAATTATGGCAGCAGATGAGGCTGACAGCTTGAGGGACGACTCTATTTCACTAGTCAGCGTATGGCCATGCTTCATGTTATTGTTTCTGCTCTGTGGCTGGTTTAGGGATTATGATCAGGTCAAAGGATTTTCATTAGAGGGGGAGGTGTTTTAAGCTTTACTACGAATTTCTAGTCTACTGACCTCTGTTGACTGTGCAGTGCTCCTGCAGTTTGAATGTCAGTCAGAAGCTCTTCACTGCATCGGATAACAATATTTACAAGGAAATCTAACTTGGGACAGTTTAAATATTGACCGTGTCCAATTATGCTTTCCAACAGAGATACTTTACCCTAGTCAGGCCTGCTGCGTCTTTCCAACACAGAGAGAATCATTTATGCATCTGTGTtattacacctgtgcttctgCAGATCTGTGTTTACTTGCCTCAGCCAAGCTTATATGGCTCAGCTCCAGTTCGTCTAAAATCCTGCTGGACTCCTGTTGACTAATACCAAACATACAGTAGGTCTCACATTAGTCTGCTGATAGAGCCTGTTCACTGTGCACCACTGATTGTGTTTTATGGTGTATTGTATCTTTATCTAAAACAAGATGTTCTACTACTCTGTTCTTATTCTGttctttaaagttttttttttttttttttttttttttttgcctttatttgacagtaTGACAACTCTGAAATAAGAAACACAGGGACAGAAAGGGAATGATGAAATGTGATGGCTGGAATGAATTGGGAATGTTATGTGGTGCATGTTGAACCTCCTAGTTTGTGCTCCTGTTCTTACAGTGGGCTATCACACTGTGAAAAACTTGGCAGCtatagttaaaaaaagaaagatttagTCCTATAAAATTAGTTATACTCATTTTTGACCAACCTTAAATGGTGACAGTTTCTCTTCATTGATTCTGACTTTTTGGAAATTTACCAAATAGTACTACTGTTTTATTAACATGCGGTTCAGGCTGTCCATGTTCAATGTCAGGTGTAATTATGGTGATGAtgaaggttttgttttcaaatttcAGCAGTCTCATAAATAAATCAACTCCAATTTGGGTTTTCTAAAAGTTGAGTCTTATACTGTGCATGCTTAGATTACCTAAAAGATAAGACTGGAGACATTCTATATTTTACTAATTGTCAACAATccaaaaaagaccaaaaccaagcCATGGTGTCAGTGCATTTCTCTTTACTTTCTAACTCACCTACCTTACTGTACCACAGACAGGCCCAAGCCCATGGGTTGCTACTGGAGATAGAGACAACTGGAGACAAACATAtaatttcttccttttttttaaaggtctcAGTAATTTTCTTTAGCAGGATATTGTAGTTTTTGTAAATGTTGCTTAAACAGGAGTAAGATGTGCATTTAACATAGCAACATGTCACTCAGTGCAACTGTGTGGTTCATTGATGTGTTCCTAATTTGGGAAGTAGATTGATAGACAGGCAATATTTGTTAGTAGGATGAATTCAAAGCTACTGTACCTATCAAAGATGTTGGGATTATTTTGATACTAGTCCTCAGATACTGAATAAGAAAACGATTAaagcattatttttttgtttcctttgactCCTTCAGAGTTCGTCTCCTGATGGTCTGGTCTCCAttctgaagaggaggagagcatcACTTGATGGTCTGCCTCCCCCCAACAACATCGCTACCAAACAGAACTCTAAACGCAAAGTTCGCTTCAGTGAACCAGAGGACGGCATTGAGCAAGGTACCATTTAACTTGTCTGTATTCTAAATGCATTTACAAGCTGCTATGCCCAGAATCACTCATAACCTCTCATGCAAAGTGCAGGAATGATTTAAAGTATGGAAACACAGTGGCTGCAGGTGGTGAAATCTGTGTGATGTCAAATGTTTTGACATTATAAAGAAGCATATTACATTTGTGCTTTATTTCTTACTTCATAGATGAGGTAGGTGGAGATTCCTGCCTgatcctcctgctgctgtgcctGGTTACTGTGGTGATCAGCATAGGCGGGACCGCTCTCTACTGCACCCTGGTGGACACTTACTCCAACATTTGCACCGACTTCACTCACAACGTCGACTTCTACGTGATGAACATACGGAGGTTCTTTGAAGGGCTCGGACACTGGCTGCCTCT from Lates calcarifer isolate ASB-BC8 linkage group LG7_1, TLL_Latcal_v3, whole genome shotgun sequence carries:
- the cnstb gene encoding consortin, connexin sorting protein b; protein product: MGNKNTSPPKGPDTGLTQKEEDVFIDSTTGGVSGDGPLGLSPELLASLQSLGENSDYTLLPHSLHQIAEAYSLKEDYQWAIQFLQLEKLYHERLLSNLTALQENWESRWREKNTESSLPAETDTITQKHIETLSQICRTHPRPSISVDQNKLNMVLKDTQSKSPELQSCHDKVNNPETSQEDREQEQNMNSESSQTEHQEGGREEDGEEEEETYEEGQEVEEEEPCEETPEEEEVKVEWPTGVPQASDKDLAKLSHTEGSSSPDGLVSILKRRRASLDGLPPPNNIATKQNSKRKVRFSEPEDGIEQDEVGGDSCLILLLLCLVTVVISIGGTALYCTLVDTYSNICTDFTHNVDFYVMNIRRFFEGLGHWLPLRT